In the Streptomyces sp. BHT-5-2 genome, one interval contains:
- a CDS encoding MFS transporter — protein MEQPVRSEPGRVRLSSSQGRWVLATTVLGSGMAMLDSTVVNIALPRIGADLDADLAVLQWTVTAYMLTLSSLILLGGSLGDRYGRRRIFTIGVVWFAVASLLCGLAPNAGVLVASRALQGIGGALLTPGSLALIQAVFHPDDRARAVGAWSGLGGVAAAVGPFVGGWLVDGAGWRWVFFLNVPLAAACVPIALRHVPETRERGTGEVRGFDVPGAVLGALALAGVSYALIEAPGRGASPAVIVPAVAGVLLGAAFLHVERRRPDPMLPPAIFRNRQFTAVNAVTVCVYAAFSGFFFLSVLQLQVVVGYSALLAGTALLPTTVLMLLLSARSGELGQRIGPRIPLTVGPVLCAVGMLLMTRAGPGASYLADVLPALVVLGAGMVTLVAPLTATVLASVDVDRAGLASGINNAAARAAGLVAVAALPLLAGMGPETYRSAPAFAAAFRRAMPLCAAILLAGALIAWLTVRRDILRPARPETPEPCHTECAYHCGVNAPPLDPGDTDTPDQHPHTNPQP, from the coding sequence ATGGAGCAACCCGTCAGGAGCGAGCCGGGGCGGGTCCGGCTGTCCTCGTCGCAGGGCCGCTGGGTGCTGGCCACGACCGTCCTCGGCTCGGGAATGGCGATGCTCGACAGCACGGTCGTCAATATCGCGCTGCCCAGGATCGGTGCGGATCTCGACGCGGACCTCGCGGTCCTCCAGTGGACCGTCACCGCCTACATGCTCACCCTCTCCTCGCTGATCCTGCTGGGCGGCTCGCTGGGCGACCGGTACGGCCGGCGCCGGATCTTCACCATCGGCGTCGTCTGGTTCGCGGTGGCCTCACTGCTGTGCGGGCTGGCCCCGAACGCCGGGGTGCTGGTCGCCTCCCGCGCGCTCCAGGGCATCGGCGGCGCCCTGCTCACCCCCGGCTCCCTCGCCCTCATCCAGGCCGTCTTCCACCCCGACGACCGGGCCCGCGCGGTCGGCGCCTGGTCCGGCCTGGGCGGGGTGGCCGCGGCCGTCGGCCCGTTCGTCGGCGGCTGGCTGGTGGACGGCGCCGGCTGGCGCTGGGTGTTCTTCCTCAACGTGCCGCTGGCGGCGGCCTGTGTCCCGATCGCGCTGCGGCACGTCCCCGAGACCCGCGAGCGGGGCACCGGCGAGGTCCGCGGTTTCGACGTACCCGGGGCGGTCCTGGGCGCGCTGGCGCTGGCCGGCGTCAGCTACGCGCTGATCGAGGCGCCGGGCCGCGGCGCCTCGCCCGCGGTGATCGTGCCCGCCGTGGCAGGGGTGCTGCTGGGCGCGGCCTTCCTCCACGTGGAACGGCGGCGGCCGGACCCGATGCTGCCACCCGCGATCTTCAGAAACCGCCAGTTCACCGCCGTGAACGCGGTGACGGTCTGCGTCTACGCCGCGTTCAGCGGCTTCTTCTTCCTCTCCGTGCTCCAGCTCCAGGTCGTCGTCGGCTACTCGGCCCTCCTGGCCGGCACCGCACTGCTGCCCACGACCGTGCTGATGCTGCTGCTGTCGGCCCGCTCCGGCGAACTGGGCCAACGCATCGGACCGCGGATACCGCTCACCGTCGGCCCGGTGCTCTGCGCGGTCGGCATGCTGCTGATGACCCGGGCCGGACCGGGCGCCTCCTACCTCGCCGACGTGCTGCCCGCCCTTGTGGTGCTCGGCGCCGGCATGGTGACACTGGTCGCCCCGCTCACCGCCACCGTGCTGGCATCCGTGGACGTCGACCGCGCGGGCCTGGCCAGCGGCATCAACAACGCCGCCGCCCGCGCCGCCGGCCTGGTCGCGGTGGCCGCCCTCCCCCTGCTGGCCGGCATGGGTCCCGAGACCTACCGCTCGGCCCCCGCCTTCGCCGCCGCCTTCCGCCGCGCCATGCCGCTGTGCGCCGCGATCCTCCTGGCCGGCGCCCTGATCGCCTGGCTGACCGTCCGCCGCGACATCCTCCGCCCCGCCCGCCCGGAAACCCCCGAACCCTGCCACACCGAATGCGCCTACCACTGTGGCGTGAACGCCCCACCCCTGGACCCCGGCGACACGGACACCCCCGACCAGCACCCCCACACCAACCCCCAACCCTGA
- the fbaA gene encoding class II fructose-bisphosphate aldolase, producing MPIATPEVYNEMLDRAKAGKFAYPAINVTSTQTLHAALRGFAEAESDGIIQISTGGAEFLGGQYSKDMVTGAVALAEFAHVVAEKYGVNIALHTDHCPKDKLDGYVRPLIAISEERVKAGRNPLFQSHMWDGSAETLADNLDIAQELLARATAAKIILEVEITPTGGEEDGVTHEINDELYTTVDDALRTAEALGLGEKGRYLLAASFGNVHGVYKPGNVVLRPELLKDLQAGVAAKYGKASPFDFVFHGGSGSTEEEIATALENGVVKMNLDTDTQYAFTRPVADHMFRNYDGVLKVDGEVGNKKTYDPRSWGKLAEAGMAKRVTEACANLRSTGTKLK from the coding sequence ATGCCCATCGCAACCCCTGAGGTCTACAACGAGATGCTGGACCGGGCGAAGGCAGGCAAGTTCGCCTACCCGGCCATCAACGTGACGTCCACGCAGACGCTGCACGCGGCGCTGCGCGGTTTCGCCGAGGCCGAGAGCGACGGCATCATCCAGATCTCCACCGGTGGTGCGGAGTTCCTGGGCGGCCAGTACAGCAAGGACATGGTCACCGGCGCGGTGGCGCTGGCCGAGTTCGCGCACGTGGTCGCCGAGAAGTACGGCGTCAACATCGCCCTGCACACCGACCACTGCCCCAAGGACAAGCTGGACGGCTATGTCCGCCCGCTGATCGCGATCTCCGAGGAGCGCGTCAAGGCCGGCCGCAACCCGCTCTTCCAGTCGCACATGTGGGACGGCTCCGCCGAGACCCTCGCCGACAACCTCGACATCGCGCAGGAGCTGCTGGCCCGCGCCACCGCGGCCAAGATCATTCTTGAGGTCGAGATCACCCCGACCGGTGGCGAGGAGGACGGCGTCACCCACGAGATCAACGACGAGCTCTACACCACGGTCGACGACGCGCTGCGCACCGCCGAGGCGCTGGGCCTGGGCGAGAAGGGCCGCTACCTGCTCGCCGCCTCCTTCGGCAACGTCCACGGCGTCTACAAGCCGGGCAACGTCGTGCTCCGCCCCGAGCTGCTGAAGGACCTCCAGGCGGGCGTCGCCGCGAAGTACGGCAAGGCGTCGCCGTTCGACTTCGTCTTCCACGGCGGCTCCGGCTCCACCGAGGAGGAGATCGCCACCGCGCTGGAGAACGGCGTGGTCAAGATGAACCTCGACACCGACACCCAGTACGCCTTCACCCGCCCGGTCGCGGACCACATGTTCCGCAACTACGACGGTGTGCTGAAGGTCGACGGCGAGGTCGGCAACAAGAAGACCTACGACCCGCGCAGCTGGGGCAAGCTGGCCGAGGCCGGCATGGCCAAGCGGGTCACCGAGGCGTGCGCCAACCTGCGCTCCACGGGCACCAAGCTGAAGTAG
- the pyrE gene encoding orotate phosphoribosyltransferase, translated as MTDDVRGELLQQIKDKAVVHGKVTLSSGKEADYYIDLRRITLDSQAAPLVGRLMLDLTADLDFDAVGGLTLGADPVATSMLHAAAARGRRLDAFVVRKAQKAHGMQRRIEGPDITGRRVLVVEDTSTTGGSPLTAVEAAREAGAEVVAVATIVDRGAASAIADAGLRYLTGYQLGDLDLG; from the coding sequence ATGACTGACGACGTGCGCGGCGAGCTGCTGCAGCAGATCAAGGACAAGGCCGTGGTGCACGGCAAGGTGACGCTCTCCTCCGGCAAGGAGGCCGACTACTACATCGACCTGCGCCGGATCACCCTCGACAGCCAGGCGGCGCCGCTGGTCGGTCGGCTGATGCTCGACCTCACCGCCGATCTCGACTTCGACGCGGTCGGCGGTCTGACGCTCGGCGCCGACCCGGTGGCGACGTCGATGCTGCACGCCGCCGCCGCCCGCGGCCGCCGGCTGGACGCCTTCGTCGTCCGCAAGGCGCAGAAGGCCCACGGCATGCAGCGTCGGATCGAGGGCCCGGACATCACGGGCCGCCGGGTCCTGGTCGTCGAGGACACCTCCACCACCGGCGGCTCGCCGCTGACCGCCGTCGAGGCGGCGCGGGAGGCCGGCGCCGAGGTCGTTGCGGTTGCGACGATCGTCGACCGGGGCGCCGCCTCGGCCATCGCCGACGCCGGGCTCCGTTACCTCACCGGCTACCAGCTCGGCGACCTCGACCTGGGCTGA
- a CDS encoding aldose 1-epimerase: MSTENTMQERGADGVLLSAGDAELTVHPDNGCRLGSLRVGGTELLRQGDKYGCFPMVPWCGRIDHGRFRNGGEVHQMPVNSPPHAIHGTGRDLRWRTARADETGAAFTYDLSDPAAPWPYPGTVTQVVELAEDGGSLTLSMGVEATGDSFPAQAGWHPWFLRNLGEGGDVRIDFAPEWQEERGPDHLPVGRRITPKPGPWDDCFGMPRGVEVTLTWPGRLELTVSSRAEWVVVYDEQEAAVCVEPQSGPPNGLNTAPRLVTPIDPLEVSTTWSWRAL; this comes from the coding sequence GTGAGCACCGAGAACACCATGCAGGAGCGCGGCGCGGACGGCGTACTGCTGTCCGCCGGGGACGCCGAACTGACCGTTCACCCGGACAACGGCTGCCGGCTCGGCAGCCTGCGCGTCGGCGGCACGGAGCTGCTGCGGCAGGGCGACAAGTACGGCTGCTTCCCGATGGTCCCGTGGTGCGGCCGGATCGACCACGGGCGGTTCCGCAACGGCGGAGAAGTGCACCAGATGCCGGTCAACTCCCCGCCGCACGCCATCCACGGCACCGGCCGTGACCTGCGCTGGCGCACCGCGCGCGCCGACGAGACCGGGGCCGCCTTCACCTATGACCTCTCCGACCCCGCGGCACCCTGGCCCTACCCGGGGACCGTCACCCAGGTCGTCGAGCTGGCCGAGGACGGCGGCTCGCTCACGCTCTCCATGGGCGTCGAAGCGACCGGCGACTCCTTCCCGGCGCAGGCCGGCTGGCACCCGTGGTTCCTGCGCAACCTCGGCGAGGGCGGCGATGTCCGGATCGACTTCGCGCCCGAGTGGCAGGAGGAGCGTGGCCCCGACCACCTCCCCGTCGGCCGCCGGATCACGCCGAAGCCCGGCCCCTGGGACGACTGCTTCGGGATGCCGCGCGGCGTCGAGGTGACGCTGACCTGGCCGGGCCGGCTGGAGCTGACGGTCTCCAGCCGCGCCGAGTGGGTCGTGGTCTACGACGAGCAGGAGGCGGCGGTCTGCGTGGAGCCGCAGTCCGGCCCGCCGAACGGGCTGAACACCGCCCCGCGCCTGGTCACCCCGATCGACCCGCTGGAGGTCTCCACGACCTGGAGCTGGCGGGCGCTGTAG
- a CDS encoding carbon monoxide dehydrogenase subunit G: protein MEHEVYVPFPVGTVRQALTEPERVARCVPGVQLDADAAPHRPEGRLRLRIGGSTITYRGVLTVDGGPDDGQGDGASGAGGTAAPVVIEASGTEIRGEGTVALTLAVRPAPAAEPGPGTTLVCTGTVRSEGRLAAADDRSAATAGRRLLDRFAENLAADLRDRPVAEAPEETPGPPAPGLFDTEVPPSSLDPLADVDDALEEAAFADDEDGPGAVGGPEELSGVVPAEAAHARRTMIGRSAEEVDHAPPRGRYAPVPAPEPGGSSVPLRWAAPAAAVVLASAVVVGRVLRRRR from the coding sequence ATGGAGCATGAGGTGTACGTGCCGTTTCCCGTCGGGACCGTGCGACAGGCGCTCACCGAACCGGAGCGGGTGGCGCGCTGCGTCCCAGGAGTCCAGCTCGACGCCGATGCCGCCCCGCACCGCCCCGAGGGCCGGCTGCGGCTGCGGATCGGAGGCTCCACGATCACCTATCGCGGCGTGCTGACGGTCGACGGCGGTCCGGACGACGGCCAGGGGGACGGCGCTTCCGGGGCCGGCGGGACGGCCGCCCCGGTGGTCATCGAGGCCAGCGGCACCGAGATCCGGGGCGAGGGGACCGTGGCGCTGACGCTGGCCGTCCGGCCGGCCCCGGCCGCCGAGCCCGGTCCCGGGACGACGCTGGTGTGCACCGGCACGGTCCGCAGCGAGGGCCGGCTGGCCGCCGCCGACGACCGGTCCGCGGCGACCGCCGGCCGCCGCCTGCTGGACCGTTTCGCGGAGAACCTCGCGGCGGATCTGAGGGACCGCCCGGTCGCGGAGGCGCCGGAGGAGACCCCCGGGCCGCCGGCGCCCGGCCTCTTCGACACCGAGGTCCCGCCCTCGTCCCTCGATCCGCTCGCCGACGTCGACGACGCCCTGGAGGAGGCCGCGTTCGCCGACGACGAGGACGGGCCGGGTGCCGTGGGCGGTCCGGAGGAGCTGTCCGGGGTCGTGCCCGCGGAGGCCGCGCACGCCCGCCGCACGATGATCGGGCGCAGTGCGGAGGAGGTGGACCACGCCCCGCCGCGCGGCCGGTACGCGCCGGTGCCCGCGCCGGAGCCCGGCGGGAGTTCGGTGCCGCTGCGCTGGGCGGCACCCGCCGCCGCGGTGGTGCTGGCCTCGGCCGTGGTGGTCGGACGGGTGCTGCGGCGGCGCCGCTGA
- a CDS encoding polyamine aminopropyltransferase: MIDPPEPFVAGSLGPSEALTPARLPVPSALGRLLVLAAVFVCAACGLVYELELVALASYLIGDSVTQASVVLSFMVFAMGVGALLAKRLRCRAAIGFGAVEAVLALVGGGSAMALYACFAWLGQSRSALVGFSLGIGVLIGAEIPLLMTLIQRVRRQDAGGAVADLFAADYVGALVGGLAFPFLLLPCLGQLTGALVTGAVNLLAGAVLVLWLFGRDLTPRARWALFAVNALVLALLGAGVVLAGPFERAARRAVYGASARIAEQTGVQEVVLTGGVGGAPEGGAGSGRGRKGSGSPLELFLDGRLKVDSGDECVYHQALVGPAMAGGAHGRVLVLGGGDGLAARELLRYRTVRSVTVVEIDPEVVRLARTDPGLSALNRHAFGDPRVRVVTADAFNWLRGPGRSAGRRPAGYDVIVSDLPDPGITASTKLYSQEFYGLAARMLAPGGRLVVHAGPPHARPRTYWTVEATLRSVGLRTLPYRIPVPGRRSGFSASPDRSAAPFTPLNGPGPDAGPAALTGAPPGEPRYWGFVLAARRPPRLDTAPDAPSTTVPPGAVRSGWRGQARERIPGLPPSTLMHPRYLQ; the protein is encoded by the coding sequence ATGATCGACCCGCCAGAGCCTTTCGTCGCCGGCTCGCTCGGGCCGTCGGAGGCCCTGACTCCGGCGCGGCTGCCGGTGCCGTCCGCGCTCGGCCGGCTGCTGGTGCTCGCCGCGGTCTTCGTCTGCGCCGCCTGCGGCCTGGTCTACGAGCTCGAACTGGTCGCGCTGGCAAGCTACTTGATCGGCGACTCGGTCACCCAGGCGTCGGTCGTGCTGTCCTTCATGGTCTTCGCGATGGGCGTCGGGGCGCTGCTGGCCAAGCGGCTGCGGTGCCGCGCCGCGATCGGCTTCGGCGCCGTGGAGGCCGTGCTGGCGCTGGTCGGCGGCGGCTCGGCGATGGCGCTCTACGCCTGCTTCGCCTGGCTGGGCCAGTCCCGTTCCGCGCTGGTCGGCTTCTCGCTCGGCATCGGCGTGCTGATCGGCGCCGAGATACCGCTGCTGATGACCCTGATCCAGCGGGTGCGCCGGCAGGACGCCGGCGGCGCGGTGGCCGACCTCTTCGCCGCGGACTACGTGGGCGCGCTCGTCGGCGGCCTGGCCTTCCCCTTCCTTCTCCTGCCCTGCCTGGGGCAGTTGACCGGCGCGCTGGTCACCGGCGCGGTCAATCTCCTCGCCGGCGCGGTGCTGGTGCTGTGGCTCTTCGGCCGCGATCTGACGCCCCGTGCGCGGTGGGCGCTGTTCGCGGTCAATGCGCTGGTGCTCGCGCTGCTGGGCGCGGGCGTGGTGCTGGCCGGGCCGTTCGAGCGGGCCGCGCGCCGGGCGGTGTACGGCGCGTCGGCCCGGATCGCGGAGCAGACCGGCGTCCAGGAGGTGGTGCTCACCGGTGGCGTGGGCGGTGCGCCCGAGGGCGGGGCGGGCTCGGGGCGGGGGAGGAAAGGTTCCGGCAGCCCGCTGGAGCTCTTCCTCGACGGGCGGTTGAAGGTCGACTCGGGCGACGAGTGCGTCTACCACCAGGCGCTGGTGGGCCCCGCGATGGCGGGCGGCGCGCACGGCCGGGTGCTGGTCCTGGGCGGCGGTGACGGCCTGGCCGCCCGCGAGCTGCTGCGCTATCGCACGGTCCGGTCGGTGACGGTCGTCGAGATCGACCCGGAAGTGGTGCGGCTGGCGCGCACGGACCCGGGCCTGTCCGCCCTCAACCGCCATGCGTTCGGCGATCCCCGGGTGCGGGTGGTGACCGCCGACGCCTTCAACTGGCTGCGCGGGCCGGGCCGTTCGGCCGGCCGCCGGCCGGCGGGCTACGACGTGATCGTCTCGGACCTCCCCGACCCCGGGATCACCGCCAGCACCAAGCTCTACTCCCAGGAGTTCTACGGCCTCGCCGCGCGGATGCTGGCCCCCGGTGGACGGCTGGTGGTGCACGCCGGCCCCCCGCACGCCCGGCCGCGGACGTACTGGACGGTGGAGGCGACGCTGCGCTCGGTGGGCCTGCGGACCCTGCCGTACCGGATCCCCGTCCCCGGCCGCCGCTCGGGCTTCTCGGCCAGCCCGGACCGCTCGGCCGCCCCCTTCACCCCGCTGAACGGTCCCGGCCCGGACGCGGGCCCGGCCGCGCTCACCGGCGCACCGCCGGGTGAACCGCGGTACTGGGGCTTCGTCCTCGCCGCCCGCCGCCCGCCCCGCCTCGACACCGCCCCGGACGCCCCGTCCACCACCGTTCCCCCGGGCGCCGTGCGGAGCGGCTGGCGCGGCCAGGCCCGGGAGCGGATCCCCGGGCTGCCGCCCTCGACGCTGATGCATCCGCGCTATCTGCAGTGA
- a CDS encoding DUF2617 family protein, whose protein sequence is MLTTLKTAYTDTRASDLAWALGREPLPALAVLNLQLDDAQVQLRLLGASHQVLLEEEHGTCSETVACMPGSSTPLPLGVAKRLGDWEYEFAAHVETLSRGSFAGRAQELLALVAEHPHGLAGTFPGSPHAFTAMLAQRRQGQVRWRTWHAYPQEGRLVATRTRVGVRAVVAA, encoded by the coding sequence ATGCTCACCACCTTGAAGACGGCTTACACCGATACCCGAGCATCCGACCTGGCCTGGGCCCTGGGCAGGGAACCCCTGCCGGCGCTGGCCGTACTGAACCTTCAACTCGACGACGCCCAGGTGCAGTTGAGGCTGCTCGGGGCTTCTCATCAGGTGCTGCTCGAAGAGGAGCACGGCACGTGTTCGGAGACCGTGGCCTGTATGCCGGGCAGCAGCACACCGCTGCCGCTGGGCGTGGCCAAACGGCTCGGCGACTGGGAGTACGAGTTCGCCGCGCACGTCGAGACGCTCTCCCGCGGCTCGTTCGCGGGGCGCGCGCAGGAGCTGCTCGCCCTGGTCGCCGAGCATCCGCACGGTCTCGCCGGCACCTTCCCGGGCTCGCCGCACGCGTTCACCGCGATGCTGGCGCAGCGTCGGCAGGGGCAGGTGCGCTGGCGCACCTGGCACGCGTATCCGCAGGAGGGGCGGCTGGTGGCGACCCGTACACGGGTGGGGGTGCGGGCGGTGGTCGCCGCCTGA
- a CDS encoding pyridoxal phosphate-dependent aminotransferase, whose translation MDRPLLNRRLAAFGTTIFAEMSALAQRTGSINLGQGFPDADGPEEVREAAVRALRDGRGNQYPPAPGVPELRTAVAAHHQRFYGHLGLSYDPDTEVLVTAGATEAIAASLLALLEPGDEVIALEPYYDSYAACIAMAGGKRVPVTLRPSAETGTYRLDLDELRDAITDDTRLILLNTPHNPTGTVLSRDELATIAALAVERDLLVITDEVYEHLVFEGEHLPLASFPGMRERTVTIGSAGKTFSFTGWKVGWVTAPPALVNAVRSAKQFLTYVSAGPFQYAVAEALALPDSYFTGLRDDLRAKRDILAAGLADAGFGVFRPAGTYFITTDIRPLGETDGFAFCRSLPERAGVVAIPNAVFYDHQDEGAPFVRFAFCKSTAVLEEAASRLKRL comes from the coding sequence ATGGACCGACCGCTGCTCAACCGCCGCCTCGCCGCCTTCGGCACCACGATCTTCGCCGAGATGTCGGCACTCGCCCAACGCACCGGCTCCATCAACCTCGGCCAGGGCTTCCCCGACGCCGACGGCCCGGAGGAGGTCCGGGAAGCCGCGGTGCGCGCCCTCCGGGACGGCCGCGGCAACCAGTACCCGCCCGCCCCCGGCGTCCCCGAGCTGCGCACCGCCGTCGCCGCCCACCACCAGCGCTTCTACGGGCACCTGGGCCTCTCCTACGACCCCGACACCGAGGTCCTGGTCACCGCCGGCGCCACCGAGGCCATCGCCGCGTCGCTGCTCGCCCTCCTGGAACCGGGCGACGAGGTGATCGCGCTGGAGCCGTACTACGACTCGTACGCCGCCTGCATCGCGATGGCGGGCGGCAAGCGCGTCCCGGTGACGCTGCGTCCGTCGGCGGAGACCGGCACCTACCGCCTCGACCTCGACGAGCTGCGCGACGCCATCACCGATGACACCCGCCTCATCCTCCTCAACACCCCCCACAACCCCACCGGCACCGTCCTGTCCCGGGACGAGCTGGCCACCATCGCCGCCCTGGCCGTCGAGCGCGACCTGCTGGTGATCACCGACGAGGTCTACGAGCACCTGGTCTTCGAGGGCGAGCACCTGCCGCTGGCGTCGTTCCCCGGCATGCGGGAGCGGACCGTCACCATCGGCTCGGCCGGCAAGACCTTCTCCTTCACCGGCTGGAAGGTCGGCTGGGTCACCGCGCCGCCCGCGCTGGTCAACGCCGTCCGCTCGGCCAAGCAGTTCCTCACCTATGTCTCGGCCGGCCCGTTCCAGTACGCCGTGGCCGAGGCGCTGGCGCTGCCCGACTCCTACTTCACCGGGCTCCGCGACGATCTGCGCGCCAAGCGCGACATCCTCGCCGCCGGCCTCGCCGACGCCGGCTTCGGGGTCTTCCGGCCGGCCGGCACGTACTTCATCACCACCGACATCCGCCCCCTGGGAGAGACGGACGGCTTCGCCTTCTGCCGCTCCCTCCCCGAGCGCGCCGGTGTCGTCGCCATCCCCAACGCCGTCTTCTACGACCACCAGGACGAGGGCGCCCCCTTCGTGCGCTTCGCCTTCTGCAAGAGCACCGCCGTCCTGGAGGAGGCGGCGAGCCGGCTGAAGCGGCTGTAG
- a CDS encoding YbjN domain-containing protein, which yields MSIDPSSIPNFGGQPEPQPSGPDGPVVPDQDLVKQLLEQMELKYVVDEEGDLAAPWEQFRTYFMFRGEAEQEIFSVRTFYDRVHGIDEKLKLLEAIDDWNRRTLWPKVYTHTHDDGSVRLIGEASMLVGTGVSLEHFVSSTVSWVRASIEFDRWLVEQLGLEAEIEGDADDKPGDDEN from the coding sequence GTGAGCATCGACCCGTCCTCGATTCCGAATTTCGGGGGCCAGCCCGAACCTCAGCCGTCGGGGCCTGATGGTCCCGTCGTCCCCGACCAGGACCTGGTCAAGCAGCTCCTTGAGCAGATGGAGCTGAAGTACGTCGTCGACGAGGAGGGTGACCTCGCCGCCCCGTGGGAGCAGTTCCGCACGTACTTCATGTTCCGTGGTGAGGCGGAGCAGGAGATCTTCTCCGTCCGTACGTTCTACGACCGCGTCCACGGCATCGACGAGAAGCTGAAGCTGCTGGAGGCGATCGACGACTGGAACCGTCGGACGCTCTGGCCGAAGGTGTACACCCACACCCACGACGACGGCAGCGTCCGTCTGATCGGTGAGGCATCGATGCTGGTCGGCACCGGTGTCTCGCTCGAACACTTCGTGTCGAGCACGGTCAGCTGGGTGCGTGCCTCGATCGAATTCGACAGGTGGCTCGTCGAGCAGCTCGGTCTGGAGGCCGAGATCGAAGGCGACGCCGACGACAAGCCGGGCGACGACGAGAACTGA